In a genomic window of Wyeomyia smithii strain HCP4-BCI-WySm-NY-G18 chromosome 1, ASM2978416v1, whole genome shotgun sequence:
- the LOC129719087 gene encoding organic cation transporter protein-like — protein MGYDEVLTHLGGFGRYQKKIYVLLCLPAICCAFHKLAGVFLLATPDYRCKLPFEGDNATYELPPDVLAMTYPMDSFTKKYSTCTYLDVNFTESYLRGGTPAKEVVSCNHWIYDRSRYESSTVTEWDMVCDRNWLRASADSLFMVGVMLGSIVFGYLSDKYGRKPIFFASLVTQVIFGVLAGLAPEFFTYTIARILVGATTSGVFLVAYVIAMEMVGPKDRLYAGVVCMMFFSVGYMLTAAFAYYIHDWRSLQIALTLPGILFLSYWWFIPESARWLISNNRPAEAITLIQKVAKSNKVTVPADVLDQLMEEDKVALETDKNEPKPSLMDIFKHPNLRRKALLIFFDWFVNSGTYYGLSWNTNNLGGNPLLNFVISGAVEIPAYSFLLLTLNRWGRRTILCGCMIFAGTMLLSTMFIPDNLSWLIVVMAMLGKLAITSSYGTVYVFSAEQFPTVIRNVALGAASTSARVGGILAPYFNLLGDYWQPLPLLIFGAMSFAGGLLSLLLPETHNQKLPETIADGENFGKVKTVPSEVDRDLEKMPEELQGLNTAAAASNGAVVMNSSGEEKSPASVAEHKDEKH, from the coding sequence ATGGGATACGACGAAGTTTTAACCCATCTGGGAGGCTTTGGACGgtaccagaaaaaaatctaCGTACTATTGTGCCTACCGGCGATATGCTGTGCATTCCACAAGTTGGCCGGAGTTTTTCTACTGGCGACACCAGACTACCGATGTAAGCTTCCGTTCGAGGGGGATAATGCCACGTACGAGCTGCCGCCTGATGTACTAGCTATGACGTATCCTATGGATTCATTTACTAAAAAGTACTCCACATGTACCTATTTGGATGTCAACTTCACCGAAAGCTATTTGAGGGGTGGAACACCGGCCAAAGAAGTTGTCAGCTGCAACCACTGGATCTATGATCGATCACGATATGAAAGCAGTACAGTAACCGAGTGGGATATGGTTTGCGATCGAAATTGGCTGCGAGCCTCGGCAGACTCTCTATTCATGGTCGGAGTCATGTTGGGCAGTATTGTTTTCGGTTACCTCTCAGATAAATATGGACGAAAACCGATCTTCTTTGCTTCTTTGGTAACGCAAGTGATCTTCGGAGTGCTGGCGGGATTAGCTCCGGAATTTTTCACCTACACGATTGCTCGAATTCTAGTTGGAGCCACAACTTCCGGTGTATTCTTGGTGGCCTATGTTATAGCAATGGAGATGGTTGGCCCCAAAGATCGTCTGTATGCCGGTGTTGTCTGTATGATGTTTTTCTCGGTTGGATACATGTTAACCGCAGCCTTTGCTTATTATATTCACGACTGGCGCTCACTGCAAATTGCGCTTACCCTGCCGGGTATTCTATTTCTTTCCTACTGGTGGTTTATTCCGGAATCTGCACGCTGGCTCATCTCTAACAACCGTCCAGCGGAAGCTATCACTCTCATCCAGAAAGTCGCAAAATCCAACAAAGTCACTGTTCCCGCAGATGTCCTGGACCAACTGATGGAAGAAGACAAAGTTGCCCTAGAGAccgacaaaaatgaaccaaaacCTTCCCTGATGGATATCTTCAAGCATCCAAATCTACGCCGAAAAGCGCTGCTTATCTTTTTCGATTGGTTCGTTAACAGTGGAACTTATTACGGTCTCTCTTGGAACACCAACAACCTGGGAGGAAACCCGCTACTGAATTTTGTCATCAGTGGGGCTGTGGAGATTCCAGCCTATTCCTTCCTACTGCTCACGTTAAATCGTTGGGGAAGGCGTACTATTTTGTGTGGTTGTATGATTTTCGCTGGAACCATGCTACTGTCTACAATGTTCATTCCGGACAATCTGTCCTGGTTGATTGTGGTTATGGCTATGCTTGGCAAGCTTGCTATCACTTCCAGTTACGGCACAGTTTACGTGTTCTCAGCTGAGCAGTTTCCGACGGTCATCCGGAATGTTGCCCTCGGTGCCGCCTCTACATCGGCTCGTGTCGGTGGAATTTTGGCCCCATATTTCAATCTGCTCGGCGATTACTGGCAGCCGCTTCCCTTGCTCATATTTGGTGCAATGTCTTTCGCCGGAGGTTTGCTGTCACTGCTGCTACCGGAAACGCATAACCAAAAATTACCGGAAACCATCGCCGATGGTGAGAATTTTGGCAAGGTGAAAACAGTGCCTAGTGAGGTGGATCGAGACCTGGAGAAAATGCCGGAAGAATTGCAGGGTTTGAATACTGCTGCTGCGGCCTCAAATGGTGCTGTAGTGATGAACTccagcggtgaagaaaaatcgCCTGCCAGCGTTGCTGAACATAAAGATGAAAAACATTGA